The DNA window TGGACATCACCTACCACTTCCTCATGCTACGGCTCCCGCTGTACTTCATCGTCAATGTCATCATCCCCTGCATGCTCTTCTCCTTCCTGACTGGCCTGGTCTTCTACCTTCCTACAGACTCTGGTATGTTGACACTGAtcacacattgttttcattcCACTGGGATGTGATGGTAAGTATTCCTGATAATCACAGACAAAAAGCTATAAAATATGGCATGCACCAAAGAACATAATATGTTTCAACATTCATCATACATGATATATATGCAGTAACTCTCAGAATAAATCATATATTCTATAGGCTCGTTGCCCTAGCTCTTTCTCATTGTTGATTACAGTAttggtgtgtatttgtgccCACCATTATAATTTGCTGGAGGGCACAGGCTGCTTGCTACACTGAGTTCACCTACAGGACTGCTTCaactgtcctttttttgtattttccagtTCATTAAGAATGTCGGCTTTACTGAAATGCAAATCTACCATGGTGCTGAGTTTGTataatgtaaagattttttCTGAATAAACATTAGGCTGAACTGCTGGAAACCAGTACATGTGAAGGAAGGCTCATTTTAACGTAACAAGAACACACTATTATTTTAGATTTaggtaaagaaaacatattatcattatattcaAATAACTGCCAATGGATCCTCCTAAATCCTACGCACGGGACCTTTAAATATAAGGTTAcaaccagttagcttagcttagcacaaagactggaaataaaGGGAAATAGCTAGCCTGACTCTGTCTGAAGGTAACAGATAGTAACTGCAAGATTCTAGTCCACTCACAGTCCTCCACAAAACTGCaaattgttgacattttgtaaCGAATTAAGCAAATTATATACAGGCATGTTCATGTTCCTTGCACAAACCAGATGTGCAGTATAGGTGCATTCTATGGTTTTTGGGCAGGGTCAGATTAGCTGTTTCCCCCTATTTCAAGTCAACTGTCTCATTGCTTTAATTTTATGTTGAGCCCAAAAAGATACAAGTGGCAGTGATCTTCTCATATAActttcagcaaaacaaaacataagatTCTTTCACAAATTTTTGGATTCTTTGTAATCTCTCCTGAAATGATGGCGACCAGATGATATGTATGAGGACACTCctgtttataaatgtatataatctATACAAGTATATAAATGCACACTGTGTGTATTATAaaggatatgaaaaaaaaaactaatgaagCTTCTGCAGCAGTCGTGTAAAAGATTGTCAAAAAGGGCTCATATCTATTATACTTGCTACATTCTCTTCAGTATACATGTTTTCGTGATacaatatgaaaacactgacataatATGATAACTGAGAACATGTTGGACAAACCCTTGTTCCTAATTCTGCCTGTCAGTCGGAAGTGTCTCACCATCGACTGCTACAGGAGCTGCACTGCTCGTGTGCACATCTGGCCGTGTTCCCAGTGTGTAGGTCTGCCTCATTACCCAGGGTCCCTCTGTGCTGTCATGTCTGAAAGCAGGCCTTTGCTTTAATGTATAATACATCACTTGATCCCTGTTTCTGATATGGTTGCTGACAGGATAGTGTGAAGAAGAAGCTTGTGCCAAAAAGACGCCCTCTCTGGGATAACTGCTCTTACAGAGGAACGAAAACAACATGTCTTGCATTTTATTTGGGAAGTGGTGTCAGAATCTGTTTACGTGTTTACTGTTGGGCTCAGAGACGACAGGAGACAAAAGAAATGCCTCCTACTCTTTGGATGTGATTTTCCTGTGTGGTTGAAGAGAGCagttattgtgttgttgtgaacATAATACAGGTGGACTCTGATTGGATGACTACATGGTATGGAAATGTGGGACTTGTAGAAATAGCTCTCCCTTGTGGCAATGTAATAAGATTGCATGTTGTGGATACCCTGAGCCAACATACTGTTTATTGTTGCATCTCCACATTTTAAGGGTTATTTCAAAGTgccttttgtcattttcatattacagaaaacatttgtcttCTCTATCTGGTCTAAATTTAGGGGTTTTCAACTTTTCTTCCTTGCCCCCTCTTGAGCTGAGGCAATATTCCTTTTTGAAGAGCTTTGATGACAGTTCAATTAGTTTACTTGCTTTGATGTTCACaatacacattattttactctattttactttttccacaaactggcaactaccaagaaTTTTGATGACTAATAAAAACAGAGACCAAATGATACCAATGGCTTTGTGCTATTagctgacactgacactgagtACAACAGTACTGAAGTGCTGATGgcttgtttaaaggtgcagtttcTAAATATGGGCTGTTTGCATCTCTcttgatactttcacagtatttagaGCAACTAGACCTGCTTTATtcatgaaaaggaaaattaatATATCCCTTTCTAAAAGATGAGACCTTCAACGCTTTTGTTCAGAGGAATCCATCTTTTGATGAAGATAATGTGCTCTTCTAAATACAGTGTTAGATGAGATTGTTATGTCACAcgtttgtctttattattttctatcCTGTCACCCTTCAGATTTATACAACCCTAATCTCATTTAATCAGGTCCAGACTTGAACAATGAGATGCACTGTATACAGCAGCTGTATATTATATTGATTATGGTTTGTTTGTGACTCCCAGGTGAGAAAATGACTCTCAGCATCTCCGTCCTGCTGTCTCTGACTGTGTTCCTGCTGGTCATCGTGGAGCTgatcccctccacctccagcgcTGTACCGCTCATTGGGAAGTACATGCTCTTCACCATGGTATTCGTCATtgcctccatcatcatcactgtcatcgTCATCAACACCCACCACCGCTCCCCGAGCACTCACACAATGCCAGACTGGGTCCGCAAGGTGAGATGATTTGGATCATCTTGATTTTCCAAGCTTTACTGAACAATCCTTAATCTTTTCTCTTTGCATTacactgccatctagtggtagCAACCAGAATATCATTGTTTTCTACTAATCCAACCTCACTGGTGCTGTATACTCTTTGTCATAATGTTtatctttggttttgtttgacaGGTTTTTATTGAAACCATCCCCAACATCATGTTCTTCTCAACAATGAAACGCCCTGGCAAGGAGAAGCAGACTAAAAGTATCTATGGGGCTGATTTTGACATCTCAGACATCTCTGGCAACCCAACCTCGGCCGTTCCCTACCAGTCCCCGATCACCAAGAACCCTGATGTCCGCAGTGCCATTGAGGGAGTCAAGTACATCGCAGAAACCATGAAATCAGATGAGGAGTCCAACAATGTAATCTTTCTCACACTGAGTGCCTCTAATATGGTTCTTTAATGAGTTTGTGTATGTGACACATTGtctcttgttgtttctcttctcttctcttctcttctcttctcttctcttctcttctcttctcttctcttctcttctcttctcttctcttctcttcgcAGGCTGCTGAAGAGTGGAAGTTTGTGGCCATGGTCCTGGATcatatcctgctgtgtgtgttcatggctGTGTGTCTCATCGGCACATTAGGCGTGTTTGCAGGGCGACTCATTGAGCTGAGCATGCTGTAAAAGGCCTGGGGGTCATGTTTTACCGGTTTAACCTCTCAGAGGACCAGTTTGTTGTTCAATGTGAAACatgtcagctttgtttttgaagCTTCTGTGTGATCTGCGACATTTACACTGTATACTGCAtctctgtttcatgttgtttgagGAATTACCCCATTGTATACAGTGTCTTCAGCTCATTTTGTGAAAGAGCgctgatgtttttcattttttaaggaATTTATGTgtgctgtttaaaatgttcaatcAAACAGTTGCTTGGCATATTTGGGAACAACTAAAAAGAAGGGGGATTTGACAGTTTTCAGGTGCAGAATTGCTCAGTTTCCTTAAGACTGACTGTTTTCTAATAACTGTGACTTTCAATACAATCTTACATACACACTGATCTGGAGCTTtccatgatgttttttttttttttctttttaagaggCTTTTACACTTGCCCCTGATTTGTAAGGACACAAGGAACCAGTTGTATGTCATTGGGTCATTGCACCATTTAGACAGTGGTTGAGTTTAAGGatatttacaaaagaaatatcTTGTAAGAAGAACTGTGTCAAACATACTTTTAGGCACATTATGCTTACACACATATTTGACACAGTGCTGTTCTTCTGAGCTCATGAAGAGGAGACTTTTTAAGATACCTGTTCTACAAACATATGATGAGCTTATAGAATTTGATTCATTGTGGTAGTTTATGCTATCTAAAAGTGTGTAGTTGCAGCAAAATGCATCAGACACATTCATGTAGCAGTAATATTACTCCTTAAACATCATATATGAGTAAAACACTGAGCCATCATTTCCACTCTCTTGAACTTTAAGCATATTTTGCTGGTAAACTGAAGGACAGCTTTGAATGTAGGACTTTTGCTTTACTGGAAATATTTTCACAGTGAAGTGTTGCTACTTTCACCTCCGTAAAATAATACTTATTCTACTGTATTTCCCACAGTGACAGCATAATTAACATGAAACCAATATGTGTAGCTGCTCTGACACCTGTGCTGGAGGGCAATCAAGTGCACAACTGACTGGGGTTGATAAACAGATGGATTAAGTGTTCTTTCATGGGCTGAGAAAATTATCCAGCTTCTGAAGCcaaataaactattttaatcTCTTGGATTCACTGAGAAATAAACCGTCACCTGaaaacaggttgtttttctgagctaatgaaaagttgactttttagAGACTTTCTCACAGGGTTCTCACAGGACTACAAATTTCTGACAATCTTatagaataaaacacattgctATGACAACAAAGTAGATTCATACAtcagtaaaatgcaacatacaCTTTAATGTAGCATGTATAACTGTAGCAGTTATATATTAAGCCaatttgttcagtttgtttattcagtttattcggTCATGAAAATCGATCAATGAAGATCTGTCTCTtaaaactacacaatgcacTTTTAAGTTTGGGTTTGAATGAGGGACTTTTAGTTTCATTGCAATAATTTCACATTGTGATATTACAACTTTTAACTAAGTGAAGGATGTGAACACTTCCTCCACTTCTGTATTTGGATGCTCATATTTCTCTGTCAACCGTCTAAGCTTGTTTGACATACAGATACATACAAATTCTGTGCCTTGTATTATTAGCTTTAACAGGTTTTGCTTGCTCTACAGGTTAAACTATAATGGGAGTGTTAAAGAGCCACTATGTAGTTTTATAGAAGAATTTCAACatcagaatgtatttttttacagtattgatgaggtaataatacataACTGAAAAACAATCTGCTGGCATAGGATACTGTATAAGGCTAGAATGCAGAGTATGAACAAACTTAAACAGTATGAACATGCGTTGTTGTTAAAGATCAGTTTGTTAGCTCAGTGTATTTAATcaggagagtttgtttatttagtttgtctaGGCAAACCCCAAAACTGCACCTTAAAAAGGCGCACTATGTAAGAACTTGCATTCTGTTGAAtttatactcaaaacaaatagggggaaGCGAATTGCCAGAATatctaactgctgctaaccgtAGCTCAGTTGGTTGTGCAGCTTGCAGTTCAGGCTGAAAGCTCAGAGCACCAGGGGAGCACTGAGtcagcacaggagctttagacCTGGACAGGCTGagattagctggttagcacatttacttcagtagatatctctgaaACACAGTACACAAGACATCATCAAATAAGTTTTTGTTGATAAATTCTGACATATCACACCTTTGATCAACCATGGGTGGAGGAAGTTGATTTTGGTGACATTGTGTGTTTTAGACTTTAATTTTCCAAGCAATGATGTCTGGACTGTGGAAATTTGGTcacttaaaaatacattttgacaaaaatacCTTTAACATGAACTAAGTATGtttgaggaagacattttaatcagagcttattttttttaaatatatataaacctTAAacaaggtaaacaaacaaactctgtgttttcatgactgtatgaactgaataaactaacTGACCTTAGAGAATTATACTTAGAGAGttatactttgtttacatttggcagtggtggaccctgccaccttcctagcttcaaccagtgttctggggaccttccTGGGGACTTTCCTCTCAATTTTCCTCCACTTTCTACAGTTTGTGATATTCCCTCATTAATATCGCTAATATATCAGCgattgaatttattttccaaaactacatagtgcacctttaacataaATCAAGTGAATGTAGCAGGTCTGACAACTGTGGTCAACTCAAGTTCTTAGCTAACCACAAAATGGTATTGTTGACTTGGTAAACCATGTTGACTGGAGCTGCCTGTCAACATGCTCGTTGTGGCCAGCACGGGGAAGCCCCGCCCATCTCCTGCTATGCAATATTTGATTGGCTTAACCGCTGTTGTCAAATCAGAGATTATGAAAGTTGCTGGGTGGGAAGTACAGTTAATACTGCGTaggacaaaacacaaacagtacagAATCACACCAGTAGCCTTTATAACAGGGGACCCAGCACATGTTGAAGGTTTGTCGTGTGGATAGGGTCGGTTAATGTAGGGTTTACTAGCGACGCCGTTGGTCTCATTCCATTTCGCGAGTTAGCTAGCCTGCTAACATTAACGGCTGCTTCTACTGACATTTGACCGACACATGGTGCATGAGAGGACACTACTGCACTCAGAGGTGAGAGTAACTTTTATACGTTATTGCGACGCTTGTTTGGCAACACGGTAACAACTTTAAACCCTCTCGTAAGTGAGTCGTTTCAGTTCTGTAATGTTATGTAATGTTGCTAACATAACGTGGGGCTGTCACCTTTGCACCAGTACGTCTAACGGCTAATTACTCCTAAACTCCTCCCTTTACTGTGTCTCTTATCAGGCAGTGCCGAGCAGCGACCTTAACGACATTATTATGACCGCATAAGAGCTGACACAGAACGGACGAAATGATGGAGGCATTGGGCAGAAACACCAACTTTTCCCATGAGGGGTCCCCGGACTCCACCGCTCTCTCATCCAGCACCATGTCCATCGACAAGCTGTTCCCTGCTCTGTTGGAGTGCTTTGGGATAATATTGTGTGGCTACATCGCAGGGAGGGCGAACATCATCACATCTACCCAGGCCAAAGGATTGGGGAATTTTGTGTCCAAGTTTGCCCTCCCAGCTCTGCTGTTCAAGAACATGGTACTGTTAGACTTTGGTAATGTCATCTGGCCATTTCTGTGGAGCATCCTCATcgccaaagtgtgtgtgtttgccatcGTGTGCGTCCTCACGCTCATAGTTTCCAGTCCTGATAGCCGCTACAGCAAGGCTGGGATCTTCTCAATATTTGCCACCCAAAGCAATGATTTTGCGTTGGGGTATCCCATTGGTAAGTATAATAATGCCTTTAAGCCTGCCACCCACCGTGCTTTTCATTCATTGCTGTGTATGTAATCATGCGGTCCTGATGTTTGCCCATCCATCAGAAAAGAGGCATGATTATTATCCATCTGTTACACCACAAACATCCTTAGTCaacattgtgtttgtgctgaaaatgttcCCATGCTGAGAGTGTAATCATTTCTGTGTCCGGATGGATTGATTGTTTTGCGCTCACACTCAAGGATTTGCAGAGatataaacacatcacagaTCATGTCATGCTCAGCTACAGGGGTGGGAATCAAAGAGTAACTTGCGAAACGAAATGGTTCATGATATATTTTCCTGATATAACGATAGTGTCACGACACAACAATACATCATGATATCTGTCAAAGTGAAGAGTACAGAAAAACCAGAAAAAAGCAGATTGCGGAATTACATTGCATTACTGTATGTATTGATTCACTGTATTGTGGtgtcatttcacaaaatgtgacatgaaatgaGACAAAACTATGTATTTAAAGTACATAGAGGTCGACACTATAGATTACATAGTGTTGCAAGAGGAGGAAATATCTGATATAGATATGATATATTGCTGTATCAGTAATGTGTCCCTCCACTGGTGTACATTACCTGGCCCAACTGTCAAGTCCTGTAAAAAAGAAGTACAGCACATTGATAGTCTGATTACATGTTCAGTTTACAGGTgaatatgaaatgaataaacaaacccaTCAAggcatgatttaaaaatgaaaaattatacAAATTTGAAACAGAATGAACATTTATTGCATCAATTGTTGTGCAATTCCAGTGAGTCTCACATTTGATAATGCAGTGGTGAATTTTCCTAAAAGTAAACCTCACTGCCAGTTTTCGTTCCTTTTCCACAAACGTTTAAAGTCCTTTCTTTAAGTGAGACTCACATTTTTATGGAGGGGTTTATCAAGGCAGATACGAGACATGAGAACACAGAGGAACTCTGTTTCGTTACGTTTGTGCAGCTTTTTGTGTTTGCAACATTTTAGTGGGAAATTTAGGTTGTGTTAGGTCTTGAACTCTTAACTGCAAGTCAAATATGCCAAGTATGCTTTGTCAACGTtgagctgcttcttctctctccacagtTGAGGCCCTGTACCAGAGCACATACCCAGAGTACCTCATGTACATCTACCTGGTTGCACCTGTGTCCCTGATGCTTCTGAATCCAATTGGCTTTGGCTTCTGCGAGATCCAGAAGTGGAAGAATCAAGAAAACCGCCAGCAGAGCAAACTCCGGATCGTGGGAGTTATAGTTTTTCAGGTCCTGAAGAACCCTATAGTATTCATGGTTGTCATCGGCATCATTGCCCACTTTGTCCTGCACCAGACAATCCCTCCCATCTTGGCTGAATTCGTGGAT is part of the Acanthopagrus latus isolate v.2019 chromosome 9, fAcaLat1.1, whole genome shotgun sequence genome and encodes:
- the LOC119025814 gene encoding acetylcholine receptor subunit alpha gives rise to the protein MNTGFFIFHLVILAGAAWASTDETRLVKTLFTGYNKVVRPVTHFKDPVVVTVGLQLIQLISVDEVNQIVSSNVRLKQQWKDVNLQWDPEDYGGIKKIRVPSTDIWRPDLVLYNNADGDFAIVHETKVLLEHTGMITWNPPAIFKSYCEIIVLHFPFDLQNCSMKLGTWTYDGNLVVVNPDSDRPDLSNFMESGEWVMKDFRGWKHWVYYACCPDTPYLDITYHFLMLRLPLYFIVNVIIPCMLFSFLTGLVFYLPTDSGEKMTLSISVLLSLTVFLLVIVELIPSTSSAVPLIGKYMLFTMVFVIASIIITVIVINTHHRSPSTHTMPDWVRKVFIETIPNIMFFSTMKRPGKEKQTKSIYGADFDISDISGNPTSAVPYQSPITKNPDVRSAIEGVKYIAETMKSDEESNNAAEEWKFVAMVLDHILLCVFMAVCLIGTLGVFAGRLIELSML